Proteins from a single region of Urocitellus parryii isolate mUroPar1 chromosome 4, mUroPar1.hap1, whole genome shotgun sequence:
- the LOC113189233 gene encoding LOW QUALITY PROTEIN: solute carrier family 25 member 33 (The sequence of the model RefSeq protein was modified relative to this genomic sequence to represent the inferred CDS: inserted 1 base in 1 codon; substituted 1 base at 1 genomic stop codon): MPGIFSLTISGWCGSTVGAIFTCPLEVIKTRLQSLRLPLWTVYYPQVHLGSINGAVMVRPXLVTPGLLQVLKSVLEKEGPKSLFRGLGPNLVGVAPSRAVYFACHSKEQFNDIFVPNSNIVHIFSAGSAAFVTNSLMNPIXMVQTQMQLEGKIRGSKKMNTLQYTGYVYQTEGIHGFYRGLTASYVGISGTIICFAIYESLKKYLKEDPLASSTSGTEKNSISFFGLMAAAALSKGCASCIAYPHQVISLGSKRRAPSTSPSFRQLPGVPGGRLPHLL, from the exons ATGCCAGGCATCTTCTCCTTAACAATTAGTGGCTGGTGTGGGAGCACAGTTGGTGCTATTTTCACTTGCCCACTAGAAGTCATTAAGACCAGGCTACAGTCTTTAAGACTCCCTCTCTGGACAGTCTATTATCCTCAGGTTCATCTGGGGAGCATTAATGGAGCTGTAATGGTGAGAC ACTTGGTGACACCTGGACTCCTACAGGTTCTGAAGTCGGTCTTGGAGAAGGAAGGACCAAAGTCACTCTTTAGAGGATTGGGTCCAAATTTGGTTGGAGTGGCACCATCAAGGGCTGTGTACTTTGCATGTCACTCCAAAGAGCAATTTAATGACATTTTCGTGCCTAATAGCAATATTGTGCATATTTTCTCAGCTGGTTCTGCAGCTTTTGTCACAAATTCCTTAATGAATCCTATATAGATGGTTCAAACTCAGATGCAGCTAGAGGGAAAAATAAGGGGCTCCAAGAAGATGAACACACTCCAGTACACTGGATATGTTTACCAGACAGAGGGCATCCATGGCTTCTATAGAGGACTAACTGCCTCATATGTTGGAATCTCAGGAACTATCATCTGTTTTGCTATTTATGAAAGTTTAAAGAAGTATCTGAAAGAAGATCCATTAGCCTCTTCCACAAGTGGAACTGAGAAAAATTCCATAAGTTTTTTTGGACTCATGGCAGCTGCTGCTCTTTCTAAGGGATGTGCCTCCTGCATTGCTTATCCACACCAGGTCATTAGTCTCGGCTCCAAGAGGAGGGCACCAAGTACAAGTCCTTCATTCAGACAGCTGCCTGGTGTTCCGGGAGGAAGGCTACCTCACCTTCTATAG